The following are encoded together in the Montipora foliosa isolate CH-2021 chromosome 12, ASM3666993v2, whole genome shotgun sequence genome:
- the LOC137980636 gene encoding uncharacterized protein has protein sequence MAADVKEMYHMLRLPDRDKPALRFLWRDSLIEEPSVYQFERTVFGEVSAPSRANYTMRRNADENREDLPLGVKAVYQHFYMDDGLPSTDSCEESIEMRKQMTELLRRGGFRLHKWLTNDPDVLATIPEQDRSPRFLELSEDKLPTDRTLGVIWDAQEDILQLTGLKDDPGTTKRKTSIQAFSVWDPRGLFLPFSIRSKIILQNLNRMKYGWDDELKEADLREWREWRKEAEKLDEVRIPRALIQDQKPVRETVLHLFCDASQNAYGACAYLRRAFIDDTVMCSLIEGRGRVTPLKSQSICRLELMGALVAVRLTQTLVEEMVTKIEKITFWSDSTTVLHWIRQTSSTYKAFVDNRVSEIHTIMSSLEATLGAGAVSWRYVPTEANPADDITRGLSPTELGAGFRYISGPKFLYESAELWPENKVKAPCENDDIKEKKKERCAGASQENKALLGWKKYSSLTKLRRVTAYVMRFANNVRAKKEVRLLGALTSNELRAAQNHRVKRAQVKSFGEEIHCLKIGEEIHKKSRIKSLDLRLEDGFLVVGGRLQRAQCLLYRTRHPKIIDSRHELAPLIVEEMHRISYHPPTEHLRNQIRQEYWIIHGRQVVRNAKFKCNYCHRQTVKP, from the coding sequence ATGGCCGCTgatgtgaaagaaatgtaccataTGCTCCGTCTCCCTGATCGTGATAAGCCAGCATTGAGATTCTTATGGAGAGACTCTCTGATAGAAGAACCAAGCGTGTACCAGTTCGAGAGAACAGTGTTTGGAGAAGTGTCTGCGCCATCCAGAGCGAACTACACTATGAGGCGAAATGCTGATGAGAATAGGGAAGATTTACCCTTGGGTGTGAAAGCCGTCTACCAGCACTTTTACATGGATGATGGTCTACCGTCAACAGATTCTTGCGAGGAATCTATTGAAATGAGGAAGCAGATGACAGAGTTGCTGCGTCGTGGAGGTTTCCGCCTACACAAGTGGCTGACAAATGACCCAGACGTCTTGGCAACCATCCCGGAGCAGGATAGATCTCCACGATTCCTCGAACTGAGTGAAGATAAGTTACCAACAGACAGAACTTTAGGCGTCATTTGGGATGCCCAAGAAGATATTCTCCAGCTTACCGGACTGAAGGATGATCCAGGTACGACGAAGAGGAAGACCTCGATTCAAGCATTTTCTGTTTGGGATCCGCGAGGACTTTTCCTCCCATTCtcaatcagaagtaaaatcaTCCTGCAGAATCTAAATCGTATGAAGTACGGATGGGATGACGAGTTGAAAGAAGCTGATCTTCGAGAGTGGCGTGAATGGCGCAAGGAAGCAGAAAAGCTTGATGAAGTGAGAATTCCGAGAGCTCTTATCCAAGACCAGAAACCTGTACGAGAGACTGTACTTCATTTGTTTTGCGACGCTAGCCAGAATGCTTATGGCGCGTGTGCCTACCTAAGACGAGCATTTATAGATGACACAGTAATGTGTAGTCTTATAGAGGGAAGAGGCCGTGTTACTCCATTAAAGTCACAGTCTATCTGCCGATTGGAGCTCATGGGAGCTTTAGTTGCTGTGCGGTTAACTCAAACACTGGTAGAAGAAATGGTTACAAAGATAGAGAAGATAACTTTCTGGAGTGACTCTACCACGGTGCTACATTGGATCCGCCAGACGAGCTCCACTTACAAAGCATTCGTCGATAACCGGGTGTCTGAGATTCACACAATCATGAGCAGTCTGGAGGCCACACTAGGGGCGGGCGCTGTGAGTTGGAGATATGTGCCGACAGAGGCCAACCCTGCTGATGACATCACCCGAGGACTAAGTCCTACGGAACTTGGCGCGGGCTTTCGATATATAAGTGGACCCAAGTTCCTGTATGAATCAGCAGAGCTCTGGCCagaaaataaagtcaaagcGCCCTGCGAGAACGATGacatcaaagaaaagaagaaggaaaGATGCGCTGGAGCATCTCAGGAAAACAAGGCCCTGTTAGGGTGGAAGAAGTATTCGTCACTGACCAAACTAAGAAGAGTTACAGCTTATGTGATGCGATTTGCAAACAATGTAAGAGCTAAGAAGGAAGTACGTCTACTGGGAGCACTTACGTCGAACGAACTGAGAGCtgctcagaatcatcgtgtGAAGAGGGCGCAAGTTAAATCATTCGGCGAGGAGATACATTGTCTGAAGATAGGTGAGGAGATCCACAAGAAGAGTAGAATTAAATCTCTTGACCTAAGGTTGGAAGATGGGTTCTTGGTTGTCGGTGGAAGGCTGCAGAGAGCACAATGCCTACTTTACAGAACACGACATCCCAAAATAATTGACTCGCGCCATGAACTTGCACCGCTGATCGTCGAAGAAATGCATCGTATCTCCTACCACCCGCCAACTGAGCACCTGCGTAATCAAATTCGGCAGGAGTATTGGATCATCCATGGTCGCCAGGTAGTGCGAAACGCGAAATTCAAGTGCAACTACTGTCATCGCCAGACAGTAAAGCCTTAA
- the LOC137980637 gene encoding uncharacterized protein, translated as MGSLPECRLAPGMVFRNTGVDFFGPILVKERRSEVKVYGCLFTCMSTRACHLELVDDLSTDHFIMALKRFIARRGRPQSIHSDNGTNFVGANNELRKCIKQLDEERIQNFCAPKEIEWKFQPPSAPHCGGAWERLVQCTKKTLKAILADRAVSKEVLRTALVKAEGILNSRPITHVSNDAGDIEALTPNHFLLLRANLSYEDAEVSDREINSTRMWRQSQALTNLFWRRFTKEYLFSLTERKKWKEKKQNLKEGDVVLVAEPNQPRGVWPLGRIVSTHPGQDGLVRAITVRRV; from the coding sequence ATGGGAAGTCTACCAGAGTGCCGACTTGCGCCAGGAATGGTGTTCAGGAACACTGGAGTTGACTTTTTTGGACCTATCTTAGTTAAGGAAAGACGCAGTGAAGTTAAAGTATACGGGTGCTTGTTCACTTGCATGAGTACTAGAGCGTGCCACCTTGAACTTGTGGATGATCTTTCAACAGATCATTTCATCATGGCATTGAAAAGGTTCATTGCGCGACGTGGACGACCGCAGAGCATCCACAGCGATAATGGAACGAACTTTGTTGGTGCAAATAATGAGTTGCGGAAATGCATCAAACAATTGGATGAAGAGAGGATACAAAACTTCTGTGCTCCTAAGGAAATCGAGTGGAAATTTCAGCCGCCAAGTGCCCCGCACTGTGGAGGTGCATGGGAGAGGCTAGTACAGTGCACCAAGAAGACGCTGAAGGCAATTCTGGCGGACAGGGCTGTTTCCAAAGAAGTGCTGAGAACCGCACTAGTCAAAGCAGAAGGAATACTAAACAGTCGACCGATTACTCATGTGTCCAATGATGCAGGGGACATTGAAGCGTTAACCCCAAACCATTTCTTGTTGTTGCGGGCAAATCTGAGTTATGAAGATGCTGAAGTTAGTGACAGAGAGATTAACTCGACAAGGATGTGGCGACAGTCCCAAGCGCTAACTAATTTGTTCTGGAGACGTTTTACCAAAGAGTACCTTTTTAGCCTGACAGAAAGGAAGAAGTGGAAAGAGAAGAAACAGAACCTCAAAGAAGGAGATGTTGTCCTAGTTGCTGAGCCAAATCAGCCGCGAGGTGTATGGCCGTTGGGCAGAATCGTGTCTACTCATCCTGGGCAGGACGGGTTAGTTCGAGCTATTACAGTTCGGAGAGTATAA
- the LOC137980019 gene encoding L-rhamnose-binding lectin CSL1-like produces the protein MYLAISLFVLTSIHSYSFCGSSHHSYQADPDYISIGDLIPDSKNVHVKEVAANCTSHIKGLLRMEGMRLQYCDGQQWVQIAGHPAVDNEYHSVTVCEGHSKQIRCENGRKFRILSANYGRLDGSSTCPHPSIHDLNCRASSSLGKVREICQGQTACTLHSNSGFFGVGDPCRGTYKYLFVLYSCIY, from the exons CTCTTATTCTTTTTGCGGGTCATCGCATCATTCGTATCAAGCTGATCCCGACTATATCTCGATTGGAGACCTCATTCCTGATTCTAAG AATGTTCATGTGAAAGAGGTTGCCGCAAATTGCACCTCTCATATCAAGGGTTTGTTACGCATGGAGGGAATGCGATTGCAATACTGTGACGGGCAACAGTGGGTTCAAATTGCAGGCCATCCAGCTGTGGACAACG AATACCACTCAGTGACTGTTTGCGAAGGTCATTCCAAGCAGATAAGATGCGAGAACGGAAGAAAATTCAGAATTTTGTCAGCAAATTATGGCAGATTAGACGGTTCCAGCACTTGTCCCCATCCATCCATCCACGATTTAAACTGCCGGGCCTCAAGCTCCCTTGGTAAGGTGcgagaaatttgtcaaggtcaaacGGCGTGCACTTTACATTCTAATTCAGGGTTCTTTGGAGTCGGAGATCCATGCCGAGGAACGTACAAATACCTGTTTGTTTTATATTCGTGTATTTACTAA